A single genomic interval of Mangifera indica cultivar Alphonso chromosome 5, CATAS_Mindica_2.1, whole genome shotgun sequence harbors:
- the LOC123217389 gene encoding probable glycerol-3-phosphate dehydrogenase [NAD(+)] 1, cytosolic — MIQTNETTSSFLYSNGLIQNLHSSVDQKLDELRCLIRKAEGDPLRIVGVGAGAWGSVFTAMLQDSYGHLRDKVLIRIWRRPGRSVDRATAEHLFEVINSREDVLRRLIRRCAYLKYVEARLGDRTLYADEILKDGFCLNMIDTPLCPLKVVTNLQEAVWDADIVINGLPSTETTEVFEEISRYWKERITVPVIISLAKGVEAELEPIPRVITPTQMINRATGVPIENILYLGGPNIASEIYNKEYANARICGAEKWRKPLAKFLRQPHFIVWDNGDLVTHEVMGGLKNVYAIGAGMVAALTKESATSKSVYFAHCTSEMIFITHLLAEEPEKLAGPLLADTYVTLLKGRNAWYGQELAKGNLSLDLGDSIKGKGMIQGVSAVKAFFELLSQSSLGVLHLDENKAVAPVELCPILRMLYSILIKREFSSQAILEVLRDETMNDPRDRIEIAQTHVFYRPSLLGHQT, encoded by the exons ATGATTCAAACTAATGAAACAACTAGTAGTTTTTTGTATTCAAACGGGTTGATTCAAAACCTGCACAGTTCTGTAGATCAGAAGCTTGATGAGCTTCGCTGTCTAATTAGAAAAGCTGAGGGTGATCCCTTAAGAATTGTTGGGGTGGGAGCTGGAGCCTGGGGTAGTGTTTTCACTGCTATGTTGCAAGACAGTTATGGTCACTTAAGAGATAAGGTTCTTATTAGGATATGGAGGAGACCTGGAAGATCAGTTGATAGGGCAACAGCTGAGCACCTGTTTGAAGTGATCAATTCAAGAGAAGATGTTTTGAGGAGACTAATTAGGCGTTGTGCATACTTGAAATATGTCGAGGCAAGATTAGGTGATAGAACATTATATGCTGATGAGATATTGAAAGATGGGTTTTGCTTGAATATGATTGATACTCCTCTTTGCCCTTTGAAGGTTGTGACCAACTTGCAGGAAGCCGTGTGGGATGCTGATATAGTGATAAATGGATTGCCTTCAACAGAAACTACGGAGGTTTTTGAAGAGATTAGCCGGTATTGGAAAGAGAGAATCACAGTACCAGTCATCATTTCATTGGCAAAAGGTGTAGAGGCTGAGTTGGAGCCCATACCACGTGTAATAACTCCAACCCAAATGATCAATCGGGCAA CTGGAGTTCCAATAGAGAACATTCTATATCTTGGAGGACCTAATATTGCCTCAGAGATTTACAACAAGGAATATGCTAATGCTCGTATATGTGGAGCTGAAAAGTGGCGGAAACCATTGGCAAAGTTTTTGAGGCAGCCCCATTTTATAGTATGGGACAATGGGGACCTTGTGACTCATGAAGTCATGGGTGGCTTAAAGAATGTCTACGCTATCGGAGCTG GAATGGTAGCAGCTCTAACCAAGGAGAGTGCAACCAGCAAGTCGGTATACTTCGCACACTGTACATCTGAGATGATATTTATCACTCATCTCTTGGCAGAGGAACCCGAAAAGCTTGCTGGGCCCTTGTTGGCTGACACTTACGTGACTCTTTTGAAAGGTCGTAATGCATGGTATGGGCAAGAGTTGGCAAAAGGGAATTTGAGTCTTGACTTGGGGGATAGCATCAAGGGCAAGGGAATGATTCAG GGGGTCTCTGCAGTAAAAGCATTTTTTGAGCTGCTAAGTCAGTCCTCTTTAGGCGTCCTACATCTAGACGAAAACAAGGCTGTAGCTCCTGTTGAGTTATGCCCTATCTTGAGGATGCTTTATTCTATACTCATAAAAAG GGAGTTTTCATCGCAGGCAATTCTTGAAGTATTAAGAGATGAAACCATGAATGATCCACGAGATCGTATTGAGATTGCGCAAACCCATGTTTTCTACAGACCATCACTTCTTGGCCACCAGACTTGA
- the LOC123216644 gene encoding zinc finger CCCH domain-containing protein 53-like isoform X2: MDGYEATRIVFSRIQNLDPENASKIMGLLLIQDHGEKEMIRLAFGPETLVHSVILKARKELGLPSNSPNSPSTPSTPSPFMASNPVNISRQNSSSSSSSRLLGNTLPPLTIPNPASSSSSGVASSWSTLSSHDLHNPDDLITPNTSSKMNSSALPFYANGGGSKDIIDEIQLQDQLLFLSDNSSNLRNKNQDLFYPQLDLASSPPNGDSMLFPSYWGGSSVHRRSCSVSEVLGSAEDLNSGFGWRPCLYYARGFCKNGSSCRFIHGDSSGAMMSSDAAPLVGSPSKIETMDQCHEILRSKSAAQVQQQRLAAASQLMGGTFPYSPKSVNLFLQQQQTDTQRAAAALMMNEDMHKFGRSRLERSEFSMNGGSSMVNPASRQIYLTFPADSTFREEDVSNYFSSYGPVQDVRIPYQQKRMFGFVTFVHPETVKIILAKGNPHFVCDARVLVKPYKEKGKVPDKKQQQQVERGEFSPCGTPTGLDSRDPFDLGARIFYHNTPDMLWRRKMEEQADLQQALELQSRRLMGLQLLDIKNKHHHHRALSTGSPIPSPTHSPNLFHQSLVFPPFQISSSELHQESGSSPSPTISVNPLSENQATNGTIGKEMASNEENGSGKDSSNSEDGDLLESLEHNLPDSPFASPTKARSEYLSAFSNVANGAEKDDSSSSNNNLATSNLIPANGSLDMASFKSFNCQMPRFSSGHGAIGMYTGSGGPTCPVGI; encoded by the exons ATGGACGGTTACGAAGCAACAAGAATTGTTTTCTCAAGAATCCAAAACTTGGACCCTGAAAATGCCTCTAAAATCATGGGTCTACTTCTTATTCAAGATCATGGCGAGAAAGAAATGATTAGATTAGCTTTTGGTCCTGAAACTCTTGTCCACTCAGTCATACTTAAAGCCAGGAAAGAGCTTGGTCTTCCCTCAAACTCTCCGAACTCACCTTCAACTCCATCGACTCCTTCTCCTTTTATGGCCAGCAACCCAGTTAACATTTCAAGACaaaactcttcttcttcttcttcttctcgcCTTCTAGGAAACACCCTCCCACCTCTCACCATACCAAACCctgcttcttcttcctcttcaggTGTTGCTTCTTCTTGGAGTACTCTATCTTCTCATGATCTTCACAACCCTGATGACTTAATTACTCCGAACACTAGTAGTAAAATGAATTCCTCAGCTTTACCTTTCTATGCTAATGGAGGAGGCTCCAAGGATATCATCGATGAAATTCAACTCCAAGACCAACTTTTATTTCTCAGTGATAACTCATCAAATCTTCGTAACAAAAACCAAGACTTGTTTTACCCACAACTGGACTTGGCATCTAGCCCACCAAACGGTGACTCAATGCTTTTCCCTTCTTACTGGGGAGGCAGCTCAGTTCATAGAAGGAGCTGTTCAGTCAGTGAAGTGTTGGGGTCAGCTGAGGATCTAAACTCAGGTTTTGGATGGAGGCCATGTTTGTATTACGCTAGGGGGTTCTGCAAGAATGGTAGTAGTTGCAGATTTATTCATGGAGATTCAAGTGGTGCTATGATGAGTTCAGATGCTGCACCGTTAGTAGGTTCACCTAGCAAGATTGAGACCATGGACCAGTGCCATGAGATTCTTAGATCTAAATCAGCTGCTCAAGTTCAGCAACAAAGACTAGCTGCTGCTTCACAGCTCATGGGTGGTACTTTTCCTTACTCTCCAAAAAGCGTGAACCTGTTTCTTCAGCAGCAACAAACTGATACCCAGAG GGCTGCGGCTGCTTTGATGATGAATGAAGATATGCACAAATTTGGCCGATCTCGGCTTGAAAGGAGCGAGTTTTCGATGAACGGTGGTTCTAGTATGGTGAACCCAGCATCAAGACAGATCTACTTAACTTTTCCAGCTGATAGCACATTTAGAGAGGAAGATGTCTCAAATTACTTCAG CTCTTATGGGCCGGTGCAAGATGTGAGGATTCCATACCAGCAGAAGAGGATGTTTGGGTTTGTTACTTTTGTTCATCCAGAGACTGTGAAGATTATTCTTGCCAAAGGGAACCCTCATTTTGTTTGTGATGCACGGGTGCTTGTTAAGCCATACAAGGAGAAAGGCAAAGTTCCAGACAA GAAGCAACAGCAGCAAGTTGAGAGAGGAGAGTTCTCTCCATGTGGTACTCCAACTGGCCTTGATTCAAGGGACCCTTTCGATCTTG GAGCAAGAATTTTCTATCATAACACTCCGGACATGCTATGGAGGAGGAAAATGGAAGAGCAAGCTGATTTGCAGCAAGCCCTTGAGCTTCAAAGTAGAAGATTAATGGGCCTGCAACTTCTTGACATTAAGAATAAGCATCACCATCACAGGGCTCTTTCCACTGGCAGTCCTATTCCATCCCCAACTCATTCTCCAAATCTTTTCCATCAAAGCCTTGTTTTTCCTCCATTCCAGATCAGCAGCTCAGAACTTCACCAAG AAAGTGGTTCAAGCCCTTCGCCAACTATTTCTGTGAACCCTTTATCTGAGAACCAAGCAACAAATGGTACCATTGGCAAAGAAATGGCCAGCAATGAAGAGAACGGTAGCGGAAAGGACAGCTCCAACAGTGAAGATGGTGATTTGCTTGAAAG TTTGGAGCACAATCTCCCTGATAGTCCCTTTGCATCTCCAACCAAAGCCCGCTCAGAATACTTATCAGCTTTCTCCAATGTTGCCAATGGAGCTGAAAAGGATGATTCATCCTCTTCTAACAATAATTTGGCCACTTCAAACTTAATTCCTGCTAATGGTTCGCTAGACATGGCATCTTTCAAATCTTTTAACTGTCAAATGCCAag GTTTTCATCTGGCCATGGAGCCATAGGCATGTATACTGGGTCTGGGGGCCCTACTTGCCCGGTTGGAATTTAG
- the LOC123216644 gene encoding zinc finger CCCH domain-containing protein 53-like isoform X1 yields the protein MDGYEATRIVFSRIQNLDPENASKIMGLLLIQDHGEKEMIRLAFGPETLVHSVILKARKELGLPSNSPNSPSTPSTPSPFMASNPVNISRQNSSSSSSSRLLGNTLPPLTIPNPASSSSSGVASSWSTLSSHDLHNPDDLITPNTSSKMNSSALPFYANGGGSKDIIDEIQLQDQLLFLSDNSSNLRNKNQDLFYPQLDLASSPPNGDSMLFPSYWGGSSVHRRSCSVSEVLGSAEDLNSGFGWRPCLYYARGFCKNGSSCRFIHGDSSGAMMSSDAAPLVGSPSKIETMDQCHEILRSKSAAQVQQQRLAAASQLMGGTFPYSPKSVNLFLQQQQTDTQRAAAALMMNEDMHKFGRSRLERSEFSMNGGSSMVNPASRQIYLTFPADSTFREEDVSNYFSSYGPVQDVRIPYQQKRMFGFVTFVHPETVKIILAKGNPHFVCDARVLVKPYKEKGKVPDKYRKQQQQVERGEFSPCGTPTGLDSRDPFDLGARIFYHNTPDMLWRRKMEEQADLQQALELQSRRLMGLQLLDIKNKHHHHRALSTGSPIPSPTHSPNLFHQSLVFPPFQISSSELHQESGSSPSPTISVNPLSENQATNGTIGKEMASNEENGSGKDSSNSEDGDLLESLEHNLPDSPFASPTKARSEYLSAFSNVANGAEKDDSSSSNNNLATSNLIPANGSLDMASFKSFNCQMPRFSSGHGAIGMYTGSGGPTCPVGI from the exons ATGGACGGTTACGAAGCAACAAGAATTGTTTTCTCAAGAATCCAAAACTTGGACCCTGAAAATGCCTCTAAAATCATGGGTCTACTTCTTATTCAAGATCATGGCGAGAAAGAAATGATTAGATTAGCTTTTGGTCCTGAAACTCTTGTCCACTCAGTCATACTTAAAGCCAGGAAAGAGCTTGGTCTTCCCTCAAACTCTCCGAACTCACCTTCAACTCCATCGACTCCTTCTCCTTTTATGGCCAGCAACCCAGTTAACATTTCAAGACaaaactcttcttcttcttcttcttctcgcCTTCTAGGAAACACCCTCCCACCTCTCACCATACCAAACCctgcttcttcttcctcttcaggTGTTGCTTCTTCTTGGAGTACTCTATCTTCTCATGATCTTCACAACCCTGATGACTTAATTACTCCGAACACTAGTAGTAAAATGAATTCCTCAGCTTTACCTTTCTATGCTAATGGAGGAGGCTCCAAGGATATCATCGATGAAATTCAACTCCAAGACCAACTTTTATTTCTCAGTGATAACTCATCAAATCTTCGTAACAAAAACCAAGACTTGTTTTACCCACAACTGGACTTGGCATCTAGCCCACCAAACGGTGACTCAATGCTTTTCCCTTCTTACTGGGGAGGCAGCTCAGTTCATAGAAGGAGCTGTTCAGTCAGTGAAGTGTTGGGGTCAGCTGAGGATCTAAACTCAGGTTTTGGATGGAGGCCATGTTTGTATTACGCTAGGGGGTTCTGCAAGAATGGTAGTAGTTGCAGATTTATTCATGGAGATTCAAGTGGTGCTATGATGAGTTCAGATGCTGCACCGTTAGTAGGTTCACCTAGCAAGATTGAGACCATGGACCAGTGCCATGAGATTCTTAGATCTAAATCAGCTGCTCAAGTTCAGCAACAAAGACTAGCTGCTGCTTCACAGCTCATGGGTGGTACTTTTCCTTACTCTCCAAAAAGCGTGAACCTGTTTCTTCAGCAGCAACAAACTGATACCCAGAG GGCTGCGGCTGCTTTGATGATGAATGAAGATATGCACAAATTTGGCCGATCTCGGCTTGAAAGGAGCGAGTTTTCGATGAACGGTGGTTCTAGTATGGTGAACCCAGCATCAAGACAGATCTACTTAACTTTTCCAGCTGATAGCACATTTAGAGAGGAAGATGTCTCAAATTACTTCAG CTCTTATGGGCCGGTGCAAGATGTGAGGATTCCATACCAGCAGAAGAGGATGTTTGGGTTTGTTACTTTTGTTCATCCAGAGACTGTGAAGATTATTCTTGCCAAAGGGAACCCTCATTTTGTTTGTGATGCACGGGTGCTTGTTAAGCCATACAAGGAGAAAGGCAAAGTTCCAGACAAGTACAG GAAGCAACAGCAGCAAGTTGAGAGAGGAGAGTTCTCTCCATGTGGTACTCCAACTGGCCTTGATTCAAGGGACCCTTTCGATCTTG GAGCAAGAATTTTCTATCATAACACTCCGGACATGCTATGGAGGAGGAAAATGGAAGAGCAAGCTGATTTGCAGCAAGCCCTTGAGCTTCAAAGTAGAAGATTAATGGGCCTGCAACTTCTTGACATTAAGAATAAGCATCACCATCACAGGGCTCTTTCCACTGGCAGTCCTATTCCATCCCCAACTCATTCTCCAAATCTTTTCCATCAAAGCCTTGTTTTTCCTCCATTCCAGATCAGCAGCTCAGAACTTCACCAAG AAAGTGGTTCAAGCCCTTCGCCAACTATTTCTGTGAACCCTTTATCTGAGAACCAAGCAACAAATGGTACCATTGGCAAAGAAATGGCCAGCAATGAAGAGAACGGTAGCGGAAAGGACAGCTCCAACAGTGAAGATGGTGATTTGCTTGAAAG TTTGGAGCACAATCTCCCTGATAGTCCCTTTGCATCTCCAACCAAAGCCCGCTCAGAATACTTATCAGCTTTCTCCAATGTTGCCAATGGAGCTGAAAAGGATGATTCATCCTCTTCTAACAATAATTTGGCCACTTCAAACTTAATTCCTGCTAATGGTTCGCTAGACATGGCATCTTTCAAATCTTTTAACTGTCAAATGCCAag GTTTTCATCTGGCCATGGAGCCATAGGCATGTATACTGGGTCTGGGGGCCCTACTTGCCCGGTTGGAATTTAG
- the LOC123217697 gene encoding LOW QUALITY PROTEIN: pheophytinase, chloroplastic-like (The sequence of the model RefSeq protein was modified relative to this genomic sequence to represent the inferred CDS: inserted 2 bases in 1 codon): protein MEIISYNSPPSCHIVNLRWRFVERCSNSCPSKHTSFRKPNILCTRIYSRSRFLRYSDNNQLFLKNLDHGKGSHSLKAVEGFKKVFSKISSGNYNDYVIDGEEGSGNVSKDGASIPKVLIPGLPDESNGECGAPISGCFWEWKPKFTMHYENAGCENVNSPPVLFLPGFGVGSFHYEKQLKDLGRDYRVWAIDFLGQGKSLPFEDPTVWSNEGCATEKKDKVWGFGDETEPWASELVFSMDLWQDQVCYFIKEVIGEPVYVVGNSLGGFVAVYFAAHNPQLVKGVTLLNATPFWGFLPNPVKSPRLAKIFPWSGTFPLPASVRKLTELIWQKISDPQSIAEVLKQVYADHSTNVDKVFSRILETTEHPAAAASFASIMFAPQGQLSFREALSRCQMSDVPICLMYGKEDPWVRPIWGLQVKRQLPEVPYYELSPAGHCPHDEVPEVVNYLLRGWIKNLESEGSVALPLLDDIESIQYSIAKDLEFIREGSKKSVRAQFLGSSFSLWNRIXARFGKLETKP, encoded by the exons ATGGAAATTATCTCATACAATAGCCCGCCAAGCTGTCATATTGTAAACTTGAGGTGGAGATTTGTGGAGAGATGTTCGAATTCATGCCCATCAAAGCATACATCATTTAGGAAACCCAATATTTTGTGTACTAGGATTTATTCCAGGAGTAGGTTTCTAAGATATTCTGATAATAACCAGTTATTCTTAAAGAATCTTGATCATGGGAAAGGTTCTCATTCATTAAAAGCTGTTGAAGGGTTTAAAAaggtattttcaaagatatcAAGTGGGAACTATAATGACTATGTAATTGATGGGGAAGAGGGTTCTGGAAATGTTTCGAAAGATGGGGCATCGATACCTAAGGTTTTAATTCCAGGCTTGCCAGATGAATCTAATGGTGAATGTGGTGCACCTATAAGCGGTTGTTTTTGGGAGTGGAAACCTAAATTTACTATGCATTATGAGAATGCAGGGTGTGAAAATGTAAATTCCCCACCAGTGCTGTTCCTTCCTGGCTTTGGTGTTGGTTCTTTTCATTATGAGAAGCAACTAAAAGATTTGGGCAGGGACTATAGAGTATGGGCAATTGACTTTCTTGGGCAAGGCAAGTCATTGCCATTTGAAGATCCTACTGTATGGTCTAATGAAGGATGTGCAACAGAAAAGAAGGATAAAGTGTGGGGATTTGGAGATGAAACTGAACCATGGGCAAGTGAGCTTGTTTTTTCTATGGATTTATGGCAGGATCAGGTTTGCTATTTCATAAAGGAGGTCATTGGTGAACCAGTTTATGTTGTGGGGAACTCACTGGGAGGATTTGTTGCAGTTTACTTTGCTGCGCACAACCCTCAACTGGTGAAGGGTGTTACATTGCTTAATGCAACCCCCTTTTGGGGATTTTTACCTAATCCTGTGAAGTCTCCAAGACTAGCAAAGATTTTTCCATGGTCTGGAACATTTCCTCTACCTGCAAGTGTGCGAAAGCTCACAGAATTGAT TTGGCAGAAAATAAGTGATCCACAAAGTATCGCCGAGGTGCTTAAACAGGTTTATGCAGATCATTCTACTAATGTAGACAAAGTTTTCTCTCGTATTCTTGAGACAACTGAACATCCTGCCGCTGCTGCATCGTTTGCATCAATTATGTTTGCTCCACAGGGACAACTATCCTTCAGGGAGGCTTTATCTAG GTGTCAGATGAGTGATGTTCCAATCTGTCTTATGTATGGAAAAGAAGACCCCTGGGTTAGGCCTATATGGGGCCTTCAGGTGAAAAGGCAGCTACCCGAAGTTCCATACTATGAGCTCAGTCCAGCCGGTCACTGCCCTCATGATGAAGTGCCTGAG GTTGTAAACTATTTACTTCGTGGGTGGATAAAAAACCTGGAGTCTGAGGGCTCAGTTGCATTGCCTCTGCTTGATGACATAGAAAGCATTCAGTATAGCATTGCGAAGGACTTGGAATTTATTAGAGAAGGATCAAAAAAATCAGTAAGAGCACAATTCCTCGGGTCTAGTTTCTCACTTTGGAATCGGAT GGCTCGCTTTGGGAAATTAGAAACTAAGCCTTGA
- the LOC123217373 gene encoding LOW QUALITY PROTEIN: serine/threonine-protein kinase-like protein At3g51990 (The sequence of the model RefSeq protein was modified relative to this genomic sequence to represent the inferred CDS: inserted 1 base in 1 codon) yields the protein MGYLSCKADSAVSVISTKSVASRQTQSSKTSQKQEKPIKIQQFDYSDLEAATNGFSDQKLLGKGSHGCVYKAVLRGRQVAVKKPSKNHEISLEVDNEIEILSKIHSPRLVNLVGFSNDSKDRLLVVEFMSNGTLYDVLHSNNRPLNWGRRIRLALQVAKAIEILHSEKPPIIHRDIKSANVLIDRNFNARLGDFGLALRCGVDNYRLRSTPPAGTIGYLDPCYLTXDNLSTKTDVFSFGILLLEIISGRKAIDVGFSPPSIVDWATPLIKKGKIVAVYDPQIPLPRDPIVRKQLAVIAARCVRSCRERRPTMKEVVAWLTGLSKLVPLHSWNGFNNPCLMVETMGRPVEVRKTLQDGTGGESLDVVDGKLNRMAMRDSRRVYSDLGLRSNLMELMAGTDEDQGFQEEVDGVEPNMKSVKWVSSSRFVSGRYINKGRAQARAQVNDKVGFSSFRRNQSIGDGSELFSTKADKNTRLTISSRATNDM from the exons ATGGGGTATCTTTCTTGCAAAGCTGACTCAGCTGTCTCTGTAATTTCCACAAAGTCTGTCGCTTCACGGCAAACTCAATCCTCAAAAACTAGTCAAAAGCAAGAGAAGCCTATCAAGATCCAACAGTTTGATTACAGTGACCTTGAAGCGGCCACCAATGGTTTTTCTGACCAAAAACTTCTGGGTAAAGGTAGCCACGGCTGTGTCTACAAGGCTGTTCTACGTGGTCGTCAAGTAGCCGTCAAGAAACCCTCGAAGAATCACGAGATCAGCCTTGAAGTTGATAATGAGATTGAAATCTTGTCCAAGATTCACAGCCCTCGATTGGTGAATCTCGTGGGCTTTTCTAATGATTCTAAAGATCGTTTATTGGTTGTTGAGTTTATGTCTAATGGTACTTTATATGATGTTCTCCATTCAAATAATCGACCACTGAATTGGGGTAGAAGAATTAGGTTGGCTTTGCAAGTTGCTAAAGCTATTGAAATACTTCATTCAGAAAAGCCTCCAATTATTCATAGAGATATTAAGTCAGCAAATGTGTTGATTGATAGGAATTTCAATGCTAGATTAGGTGATTTTGGGTTGGCTTTAAGGTGTGGAGTTGACAACTATAGGCTTAGATCAACTCCACCTGCTGGGACTATTGGATATCTAGATCCATGTTATTTGA CTGATAATTTGAGTACAAAAACGGATGTCTTcagttttggaattttgttgctGGAGATTATTAGTGGAAGAAAAGCCATTGATGTTGGGTTTTCTCCTCCTTCCATTGTGGATTGGGCTACTCCTTTGATAAAGAAAGGGAAGATTGTTGCTGTCTATGACCCGCAAATTCCGCTTCCTAGGGATCCTATTGTTAGGAAACAGTTAGCTGTGATCGCAGCACGATGTGTGAGGTCTTGCAGGGAAAGGAGGCCTACAATGAAAGAGGTTGTTGCTTGGTTAACTGGGTTGAGTAAATTGGTTCCCCTGCATTCATGGAACGGGTTTAACAATCCATGTTTGATGGTAGAGACAATGGGGAGGCCGGTTGAAGTTAGAAAAACCTTACAAGATGGCACTGGAGGGGAGAGTTTGGATGTGGTAGATGGTAAATTGAATAGGATGGCAATGAGAGACTCGCGGAGAGTGTATTCAGATTTGGGTTTGAGGAGCAATTTGATGGAACTCATGGCTGGTACTGATGAGGACCAGGGATTTCAAGAAGAGGTAGATGGTGTTGAGCCAAATATGAAGTCAGTGAAATGGGTATCTAGTTCAAGATTTGTTAGTGGAAGATACATTAACAAAGGGAGAGCTCAAGCACGAGCTCAAGTTAATGACAAGGTTGGCTTCTCCAGCTTCAGGAGAAACCAATCTATTGGGGATGGTTCAGAATTGTTTTCAACAAAAGCTGACAAGAATACTCGCTTGACTATAAGTTCTCGGGCAACTAATGATATGTAG